AAGCAGCTGATAATGCACACAAATAGTAGAGCCACGACTTTCCAGTGAAACTGAATGGCTGAAATGGTCGTGGAAAGCAGCGATTCTTCTGCACGCTGACTTACCATCACTCAAGCGAATTTGAGTGCAATGTCGGCTTGCACTCAACACTGCCGAATCAACAAGTATCCACGCACTCGCTTGGCGTTGATGATCCGCATGCCGGTCGCCTGATAGCGTACTGTGTTGAGCGTAACGGAAACGGGCATGCGCATTGCTACCAATTGCCATTCGAATTGCCGCAAAATCCGTGTGTgggtggttggttggttggtccaGCCTTTGTTGACGTTGCGAGTTAGCGCGTGTTGGCGCCGTCGTACTCGTACTTGTTGCTCGCTTGCTTGTCTGTCTGTCAGTGTTAGCTGGCTGCCTGCCTTTTGTACTGCTGCACGGTGGCATTTCGTGCGAATCCACAAGTGGCTGTGCGGCGGCCTCAGTGCTCAATCTGTCTGCTTAGTTGTACATTTGCCGCAGCGGGAATCACTCGGCGCCGTCGTGGTTCGTCATCGTTTACCATTCAAAAAGTATATGGCTTTCATGTGTGCCAGCGCAACAAGTGTTATTTCAGTGGAATAgaaagttttcattaaaaattaactgaaagttgatgaaaataaaagaaatttgtgtTTCAACTCGAAATTAAATGTGTACACGAAGCATGTTATtgagttttatgaaaaataacaatactttCGTTAGAAAGAAACCTTAAAATTTGGTGAAAGCAGTGTTTCAGAGATCTcaaaaatttgttgcaattataTTTAGCTATAAAGTCCAATTTCAACAGTTTTGAAAGTGGTATAATTTAAGGAAAACGTTAacgaaaaagtgagtttttgctTTCTTAACACAGTTGTCTAAACCAATAATTACTTTAAACGCAAAATTCTGTTTTAAACGATATttggcaaaaatatataataccttTCTTGTTcggttttaatttaaaattgtattcattTCAAGTACATCATTTCGGAAAATTTATAACATACATATTGATATTAAAAAGGAATGCCTtcgaaagaattaaaaattaaaatattaaacatcgtcttaaaaatatcgataaattctTTCTAATATATACAACCACATGTTTCATGTAATAAATGCAGCATATAAAAGATACGaatgtatttaaatagattctgtgaattttttatttttttaaactcagTCTTTGGTACCTCATCTCCGATGATCTGTCTtatgctttacggtgcagaagcttggacgatgtcaacatcagatgagacgacactaggagttttcgagaggaaaattttgcgcaagatgtatggtcctcagaacattggcaacggcgaataccgcagacgatggaacgatgagctgtacgagttatacgacgacattgacatagttcagcgaataaaaagacatcggctacgctggctaagtcgtgttgtccgaatggacgaaaacactccagccctgaaagtgttcgatacaatacccgccggaggaagccgaggaaggggaaggcggGGAGATTTTAGTTTCtggggcgccaagatttgaattcacttttaggtaaattagcccaaaataaacactttttattaagtaaaaaaaattgatatctcgCTCCGTTTACGAGATATCGAACGTTGAAGTTTGTGTTAACAGCAGCCGATGCGCGCACTTGCATATGCATTGATGCAGGTGTTATGCGATTGATTTACATATGTGATTGATTTATgtgattgattttattttccagtgcggaaagtagttgtacgcgaaaaaactttccatttccctctctttgataactcccggtgttggctcgatcagggttatttttttgaagcgcggccgaaggccgccagtgcggaaagtagttatacgcgaaaaaactttccatttccctatctttgataactcccggtgttggctcgaccagggttatttttttgaagcgcggccgaaggccgccagtgcggaaagtagttgtacgtgaaaaaactttccatttccctctctttgataactcccggtgttggctcgaccagggttattttttttaagcgcggccgaaggccgccagtgcggaaagtagttgtacgcgaaaaagctttccatttccctctctttgataactcccggtgttggctcgatcagggttatttttttgaagcgcggccgaaggccgccagtgcgaAAAGTAGttatacgcgaaaaaactttccatttccctctctttgataactcccggtgttggcacgaccagggttatttttttgaagcgcggccgaagtccgccagtgcggaaagtagttgtacgcgaaaaaactttccatttccctctctttgataactcccggtgttggctcgatcagggttatttttttgaagcgcggccgaaggccgccagtgcggaaagtagttatacgcgaaaaaactttccatttccctatctttgataactcccggtattggctcgaccagggttatttttttgaagcgcggccgaaggccgccagtgcggaaagtagttgtacgcgaaaaagctttccatttccctctctttgataactcccggtgttggctcgatcagggttatttttttgaagcgcggccgaaggccgccagtgcggaAAGTAGTTATACGCGAAAAAACGTTCCATTTCCCtatctttgataactcccggtgttggctcgaccagggttatttttttgaagcgcggccgaaggccgccagtgcggaaagtaattgtacgcgaaaaaacttgtcAATGAATCACATATGTAAATCAATCACAAACACCTGCATCAATGCATATGTAAGTGCGCGCATCGGCTGCTGTTAACACAAACTTCAACGCTCGATATTTCGTAAACGGAGcgagatatcaattttttttatttaataaaaagtgtttattttaatttacctaaaagtgaactcaaatcttggcgccccaGAAACTAAAATCGTGccgggaaggcctccactccgttggagggaccaggtggagagcgacctggttacacttgggatctccaactggcgccgaactgcgaaggagagagacaggtggcgcactatcgtcgattcggctataaccggctaaacggttgcaacgccaatcacatacacatacatacatacatattgccttgcgataatgcaatcccagttatgatttttttttttgtgtttttgtaagaaattttttgcactcactttttcggcaattattttggtatccgctgattttgttgtatattgtatatatacaattgtattacgaatatataaatattccacaatattcagtaagaaaatattttttgtttatttattatttgcgtcaggtttttttttgtaattattttcttcgagaacaaattcaaatcgctccgttcaacacaactgttcttatgaaaatctcaatatcaactgaactgagaaaaataaatttgacaatattgactgtttatgttttgaagttttgaattttctgttgaaaatatgttaatgtttatgtttttttaatgttaattattttattctggcaaaaattttggattttggggatcgtaaaaaatgccgaataatgcataataacccctactcacttactacgctatttttggtgcatttggtggatggatttttggtaccattcaccacttttttggtgcattttggtgcatttgatgcattgacgcgtggtgaaaaaccgattttttcacggcgcgcaaatggggttatacaggtcgtatgagtaccatattaccaaaaacagaaaaacagatataagggtaccaaaaacagaggtaagtgggtaggggttttgttttttaattgtaaaactgttgctgtcaagaagccattttgtttgtgtttgtgtaaagacatatttatttaaaaattgaagaaaaatatacaaaaggatattacactttggatcttataaatatataaatgtaaaatttgtaaaaataaataatcgccaagcgacttcagacgcattctgtaattattgttgagaaatgccctccatttctaaggctcggaaaatcttagaaatcgagtaaataaaggcagcggtgcgtaaatcattgcagagaccgaattcattggccacaatcttaatgcctgcccccgcagtttccataactgtttgtagtcctgcgtctacaatatccgcctccttcgtacagtctcttatgagctttaactttttgtttggcttgaacttatcctaaataaataaattaaaaaaattcatattaacaaattaacttatttgcacggtggtcaaagttcacttacctcgcactcattcatggagttaaagatctcgttgattatggctttctcgcgtttaacattcattttgccataagatacatgattgatattctttaagtactcaaagtaggataccgttacaccgccagcattgcaaaacaaatccggtataatgagtacattctttttacgtaatatttcatcggcagctggcgtcgaaggaccattagcgccttctaaaatcatcttggcttgtacactgttagcattttcgacagtgagaaccttttgcgtagagcaaggcattagtatatcgcatttttcaaccaacaaactgccctctttttcggtggctttggtatagcccttgattgatttattattttttgcataatactccattaagtcctaagtatatgaagaaaattaaaaaaatattatcatggagatatttattttcaatacgccacatacctttggatcaatgccattctcatttactagagacacgtcaaattcttgaacaccgatcagtttggcaccggcttccactacaaaaacggatgcatgggaaccgacattgccaaacccttgtacgatcacggttttatctttccaaccagtcttccagcctaataaatccatccaatctttatccataataaaacattcagccgccttaaatagaccacgtcccgtggcggcggtgcgaccatttataccgcctatttctactggcttaccagtcgtgatggccaatgcatctacatcgttatagcctagaagaacaatttatttgtctatccagacgttttttaatatttcataaaaaaaaattaccaaaagttttaatatattgatccaccaaccaactcatctcgtgttggctggtattcacatctggtgccggtacatctatacccggac
This portion of the Zeugodacus cucurbitae isolate PBARC_wt_2022May chromosome 3, idZeuCucr1.2, whole genome shotgun sequence genome encodes:
- the LOC128920396 gene encoding glutamate dehydrogenase, mitochondrial-like: MDVDADEIRALAYLMAFKTACVNVPFGGSKGGIRIDPKKYTAQELQTITRRYTMELLRRNMIGPGIDVPAPDVNTSQHEMSWLVDQYIKTFGYNDVDALAITTGKPVEIGGINGRTAATGRGLFKAAECFIMDKDWMDLLGWKTGWKDKTVIVQGFGNVGSHASVFVVEAGAKLIGVQEFDVSLVNENGIDPKDLMEYYAKNNKSIKGYTKATEKEGSLLVEKCDILMPCSTQKVLTVENANSVQAKMILEGANGPSTPAADEILRKKNVLIIPDLFCNAGGVTVSYFEYLKNINHVSYGKMNVKREKAIINEIFNSMNECEDKFKPNKKLKLIRDCTKEADIVDAGLQTVMETAGAGIKIVANEFGLCNDLRTAAFIYSISKIFRALEMEGISQQ